Proteins encoded together in one Hylaeus volcanicus isolate JK05 chromosome 3, UHH_iyHylVolc1.0_haploid, whole genome shotgun sequence window:
- the LOC128874369 gene encoding cytochrome b-c1 complex subunit 8-like, whose amino-acid sequence MCHKEFGNLAKISGVTFFRISQHEQKALKGFFSEGISNLARRVNWSILRSTPFFLMTYMIMTWADDANQATHRKNPVYHG is encoded by the exons ATGTGTCATAAAGAATTTGGAAATCTTGCCAAAATCAGTGGTGTCACATTCTTCCGCATTAGTCAACACGAACAAAAAGCACTCAAGGGATTTTTCTCAGAAGGTATATCTAATCTGGCACGTCGTGTGAATTGGAGCATACTTCGATCTACACCTT TTTTCCTCATGACTTACATGATTATGACGTGGGCTGACGACGCAAATCAAGCTACGCACCGCAAGAACCCAGTATACCATGGTTAG